Proteins from a genomic interval of Enterococcus faecium:
- a CDS encoding YajQ family cyclic di-GMP-binding protein, whose protein sequence is MAKDASFDIVSEVNTEEVKNAIQQTTKELSNRFDFKDSTVEIKLENSNLVVLSDDDFKIEQIKDVLFGKLIKRNVPIKNIHFSESEHALGGKARQTADLVNGIDRENAKKITTAIKNEKLKVKAQIQEDQIRVTGKNRDDLQAVIALLRKLDLPIELQFTNYR, encoded by the coding sequence ATGGCAAAAGATGCTAGCTTCGACATTGTATCAGAAGTCAATACAGAAGAAGTAAAAAATGCGATTCAGCAAACAACAAAAGAATTGTCCAATCGCTTTGACTTCAAGGATTCTACAGTAGAAATCAAATTAGAGAACAGCAATCTAGTTGTATTGAGCGATGATGATTTCAAAATCGAACAGATCAAAGATGTATTATTTGGTAAGCTGATCAAAAGAAATGTACCAATCAAAAATATCCATTTTTCTGAATCGGAACACGCTCTAGGTGGCAAAGCTCGACAAACTGCCGATTTGGTCAACGGAATCGATCGTGAAAACGCGAAGAAAATCACTACAGCTATCAAAAATGAAAAACTGAAAGTAAAAGCACAAATCCAAGAAGATCAGATTAGAGTGACAGGTAAGAACCGTGATGATCTACAAGCTGTGATTGCTTTATTACGTAAACTTGACTTACCAATCGAGTTGCAATTCACTAACTATCGTTAA
- a CDS encoding ATP-dependent DNA helicase gives MIKQSKISVRHLVEFILRRGSIDNRKKSNHTALEGARIHRKLQKDAGENYEKEVFLKTTVQLDEYHLIVEGRADGIFKRDGIYYIDEIKTSEPRFEDLEPEQVELFFHQARVYAYIYSQEHDLQEINLQLTYFQTAEEVITRKVEHQTREQLETFFKKLTEDYKEWLVFQENWRTVRNASLMALKFPHDEYRKGQRELAVAAYKTIRTKQKLFVEAPTGTGKTISTLFPALKAVGEEEGEKIFYLTAKTITRQVAEDAMTALKDTGAEVKSVTLTAKDKICFLDETTCNPDQCPYANGYYNRINEGLWDLLNHENQITREVIETYARKHTLCPFELSLDVSIWCDVIIGDYNYLFDPTVYLRRFFEDEKNEDYLFLIDEAHNLVNRSREMYSAELSYEKTKRSKEAIPKEFKKLHRRFNKLLKEFDSIREIAKEDHWDYHHQKAPAESLVKAGYQLSEKIKEWLAEFPEHPSQEQLLPYYFDLLHFLKVSEFYDDHYETTVEKTYRDLIVKEFCIDPSLFLEQSLDKGKSSILFSASFSPLSYYQETLGGQKSLTYKLPSPFPEGNQQVFIANYLETTYRKREHSLAKLVETIHAFADGKVGNYFVFFPSYQYLDLAVEAFRQQYPDSNVLIQETDMNEEERERFLTKFQTNPAETLIGFCVLGGIFSEGIDLRGDRLIGSMIVGVGLPQMNHEQELIKSYYDEKEHLGFAYAYQLPGMNKVLQAGGRVIRGMADQGIVVLADQRFSSFSYRRLFPQHWQTAREVRSVGELEEGIQRFWLSKEAVNQKNEE, from the coding sequence ATGATCAAACAGTCAAAAATATCTGTGCGGCACTTAGTAGAATTTATTTTGCGACGTGGAAGTATCGACAATCGTAAAAAAAGTAACCATACTGCATTAGAAGGAGCGAGAATCCACCGCAAGCTCCAAAAAGATGCGGGAGAAAACTATGAAAAAGAAGTCTTTTTAAAAACAACAGTTCAATTAGATGAATATCACCTGATCGTTGAAGGCCGTGCAGACGGTATTTTCAAAAGAGACGGTATTTATTATATAGATGAAATCAAAACCTCCGAACCACGATTTGAAGATTTAGAACCAGAACAAGTGGAACTTTTCTTTCATCAAGCAAGGGTGTATGCCTATATCTATAGTCAAGAACATGATTTACAAGAAATAAATCTGCAATTGACTTACTTCCAGACGGCAGAAGAAGTGATCACGAGAAAGGTTGAACATCAGACAAGAGAGCAGTTAGAAACTTTTTTTAAAAAGCTGACTGAAGATTATAAAGAATGGCTTGTTTTTCAAGAAAACTGGCGCACTGTACGCAATGCCTCTTTGATGGCTTTGAAATTCCCCCATGATGAGTATAGGAAAGGTCAGCGTGAACTAGCGGTAGCTGCTTATAAAACGATCCGTACGAAACAGAAATTGTTTGTAGAAGCACCTACCGGAACAGGAAAAACAATCTCTACGTTATTCCCCGCTTTGAAAGCTGTAGGGGAAGAAGAGGGAGAAAAGATCTTTTATCTAACGGCTAAAACAATAACTAGACAAGTAGCTGAAGATGCTATGACAGCATTAAAAGATACAGGAGCTGAAGTAAAAAGTGTCACTTTGACGGCGAAAGACAAGATCTGCTTTTTAGATGAGACGACCTGTAATCCAGATCAGTGCCCATATGCCAATGGTTATTACAATCGGATTAATGAAGGTTTATGGGATCTTTTGAATCATGAGAATCAGATCACTCGTGAAGTCATCGAAACTTATGCAAGAAAGCATACACTTTGTCCTTTCGAACTATCATTAGATGTCAGTATCTGGTGTGACGTAATCATTGGGGATTACAATTATTTATTTGATCCAACTGTTTATTTAAGACGTTTTTTTGAAGATGAAAAAAACGAGGACTATCTGTTTTTGATTGACGAAGCACATAATTTGGTGAATCGTTCCCGAGAGATGTATTCGGCAGAACTATCTTATGAAAAAACGAAACGAAGTAAGGAAGCTATACCAAAGGAATTCAAAAAACTTCATCGCCGTTTCAACAAACTATTAAAAGAATTTGATTCGATCCGAGAAATAGCAAAAGAAGATCATTGGGATTATCATCATCAAAAAGCACCGGCTGAATCTTTAGTAAAGGCAGGTTATCAATTAAGCGAAAAAATTAAAGAATGGCTGGCAGAATTTCCTGAGCACCCATCACAAGAACAATTGCTTCCTTATTATTTTGATTTGCTTCATTTTTTGAAGGTCAGTGAATTTTATGATGATCACTACGAAACAACAGTCGAAAAAACGTATCGCGATCTGATAGTAAAAGAGTTTTGTATTGATCCAAGCTTGTTTCTTGAGCAGTCGTTGGATAAAGGAAAAAGCAGTATTCTTTTTTCTGCTAGTTTTTCACCACTCTCTTATTATCAGGAAACACTGGGGGGACAAAAAAGTCTGACTTACAAACTGCCGAGTCCTTTCCCAGAAGGAAACCAGCAAGTTTTCATCGCAAATTACCTAGAGACGACTTATCGAAAAAGGGAACACAGTCTGGCAAAATTAGTAGAGACGATTCATGCTTTTGCTGATGGAAAGGTCGGGAATTATTTCGTTTTCTTTCCTTCTTATCAGTATTTAGATCTTGCGGTGGAAGCATTCAGACAGCAATATCCCGACAGCAATGTGCTAATCCAAGAAACGGACATGAATGAGGAAGAACGCGAACGATTTTTAACAAAATTTCAAACAAATCCCGCTGAAACATTGATTGGATTTTGCGTACTTGGCGGGATTTTTTCAGAAGGAATCGATTTGAGAGGGGACCGATTGATCGGCAGTATGATCGTAGGTGTAGGTTTGCCGCAGATGAATCATGAGCAGGAACTGATCAAATCATATTATGATGAGAAGGAACACCTTGGATTTGCTTACGCTTATCAGCTTCCTGGAATGAACAAAGTCTTGCAAGCTGGTGGTCGAGTGATTCGTGGCATGGCGGATCAAGGAATCGTTGTATTGGCAGATCAACGATTTTCTAGTTTTTCTTATCGACGTTTATTCCCACAACATTGGCAAACAGCAAGAGAAGTACGAAGTGTTGGGGAATTGGAAGAAGGAATACAGCGTTTTTGGTTATCAAAAGAAGCAGTAAATCAAAAAAACGAGGAATGA
- a CDS encoding heavy metal translocating P-type ATPase — protein sequence MTNQKKAFAATIGCLLFMIFGFIFDRFSLTITPLFYISAIIIGGYKQTSEGLKELWNDRTLNVDLLMALAAIGACLIGNYFEGAMLTFIFCLSGALEEYTTNKSQKEITALMNLQPQKAQLLKENGQMQEVDVSQLKVDNLVFVAKGAAVPIDGFLESTQATIDESALSGESVPVEKYLGDEMYAGTLNQGNPITIRVTKTSSETVFAKIIQLVEEAQNTPTQTASFIERIENNYVKLILLAVPLMILLPHFFLGWSWDESFYRGMVLLVVASPCALVASATPASLAALSNSAKNGILIKGGIHLEKLSELKAIAFDKTGTLTKGKPVVTDSFFFDEKDLAQQLLVAMEQKTTHPLAHAILQYFDCTIPEEIQYLPIEEITGFGLQTTYLGAQWKVGKHAYDPETMIISKEIAEMIERLENQGKTVIYLSKDQQLIAVLGLLDIPKANTQQVISYFKSQNIHTSMITGDHSGTAKAIAEQVGIEHYYASCTPEEKTQLVKKENELYQVNAMVGDGVNDAPALAAASLGVAMGQGTDAAMDIADIVLMKSDLNKFVYSHRLSLKMRRIIKQNIIFSILVILLLIASNFLQFLNLPLGVVGHEGSTILVILNGLRLLRPLPDLSDSSKKCKSCPLYKARLSSVK from the coding sequence ATGACTAATCAGAAAAAAGCTTTTGCAGCAACAATCGGCTGCCTTTTATTTATGATCTTCGGTTTTATCTTCGACCGATTCTCTCTTACCATCACCCCACTTTTTTATATCAGTGCCATTATCATCGGTGGATATAAACAAACATCGGAAGGCTTGAAAGAATTGTGGAATGATCGGACACTGAATGTGGATTTATTGATGGCTTTAGCTGCTATTGGTGCCTGTTTGATCGGTAATTACTTTGAAGGAGCAATGTTGACATTCATCTTTTGTTTAAGCGGTGCATTAGAGGAATACACAACTAATAAAAGTCAAAAAGAAATTACTGCTTTGATGAATCTTCAACCACAAAAAGCCCAATTATTAAAAGAAAATGGACAAATGCAAGAAGTAGATGTTTCTCAACTAAAGGTGGATAACTTGGTATTTGTCGCTAAAGGAGCAGCTGTTCCGATAGATGGCTTTTTAGAAAGCACACAGGCAACGATCGATGAGTCTGCATTAAGCGGTGAATCTGTGCCTGTAGAAAAATATTTAGGCGATGAGATGTATGCAGGAACGCTGAATCAAGGAAATCCCATCACGATTCGAGTAACAAAAACGAGTTCCGAAACTGTCTTTGCTAAGATTATCCAATTAGTAGAAGAAGCGCAGAATACGCCAACTCAAACAGCTTCATTTATCGAACGAATCGAAAATAATTATGTAAAATTGATTTTGCTTGCTGTTCCTCTAATGATCCTTCTCCCCCACTTTTTCCTAGGTTGGAGTTGGGATGAAAGCTTTTATCGAGGAATGGTATTATTAGTTGTGGCTTCTCCTTGTGCGCTTGTCGCATCTGCTACACCAGCTTCTCTAGCTGCTCTTTCAAATTCTGCAAAAAATGGGATTTTAATCAAAGGCGGTATCCATTTAGAAAAGCTTTCTGAATTAAAAGCGATTGCCTTTGATAAAACAGGAACGCTCACTAAAGGAAAACCAGTTGTAACTGACAGCTTTTTCTTTGATGAAAAGGATTTGGCACAACAACTTCTTGTTGCTATGGAACAAAAAACGACGCATCCACTTGCTCATGCGATTTTGCAATATTTCGATTGCACAATACCTGAAGAAATCCAATACTTACCAATAGAAGAAATTACTGGTTTTGGATTACAAACTACCTATTTAGGTGCGCAATGGAAAGTTGGCAAGCACGCATATGATCCTGAGACGATGATAATCAGCAAAGAGATTGCGGAAATGATCGAACGTTTGGAAAATCAAGGCAAAACCGTGATTTATCTTTCTAAAGATCAGCAGTTAATTGCTGTTTTAGGTCTGCTAGATATTCCAAAAGCAAATACCCAACAAGTAATTTCCTACTTTAAATCCCAAAACATCCATACAAGTATGATAACCGGCGACCATTCTGGCACAGCAAAGGCCATTGCTGAACAAGTAGGGATTGAACATTACTATGCAAGCTGTACTCCGGAAGAAAAAACACAACTAGTCAAAAAAGAGAATGAACTTTACCAAGTAAATGCGATGGTTGGTGATGGAGTCAATGATGCGCCTGCTTTAGCAGCCGCTTCTTTAGGTGTCGCTATGGGGCAAGGGACAGATGCCGCTATGGATATCGCAGACATCGTCTTAATGAAAAGCGACTTAAATAAATTTGTCTACAGTCATCGGCTATCTTTAAAAATGCGGCGGATCATCAAACAAAATATTATTTTTTCGATTCTTGTTATTCTCTTGTTGATTGCTTCTAACTTCCTGCAATTTTTAAATCTACCTCTTGGAGTTGTAGGACACGAAGGAAGCACAATATTGGTTATTCTGAATGGCTTGCGTTTACTAAGACCTTTACCTGATCTTTCTGATTCTTCAAAAAAATGTAAGTCTTGTCCACTATACAAAGCGCGGCTGTCTTCTGTCAAATAA
- a CDS encoding tyrosine-type recombinase/integrase has translation MQNFKLDELLEEMLFNEKARGISPKTIKKHQKFLHLFFEFLKKEQIYFLEDVTPKSIRQFMLMKLEESCAESYVNTHLRSIRAFFKYCVDEDYIRYDRNPCMRVKWVRERKVIIQTFNDMEIKEMLKVAKKLTFFKPQKMDKQHSGYQTRFTNQRDYLLLLILIDTGLRINEVMNLKDVHITNKELFVENGKGKKDRIVHCSPLIYKEYIKYKRVANSFFEYNEIENIDNYVFLTREGKQYNYILAERAIIKIGNQCEIRKSIRVSPHSFRHYFAQKLVRNGTDIYRIQKLLGHASIKTTEVYLRSLNIEDEISKAVNFSPLQTI, from the coding sequence GTGCAAAATTTTAAGTTAGATGAACTACTAGAAGAAATGTTATTCAATGAAAAAGCCAGAGGAATCTCACCGAAAACGATTAAGAAGCATCAGAAATTTTTACACTTGTTTTTTGAATTCTTAAAAAAAGAGCAGATATACTTTCTTGAGGACGTGACACCAAAAAGCATTCGTCAATTCATGTTGATGAAATTAGAGGAAAGCTGTGCGGAATCCTATGTGAATACCCATTTAAGAAGCATCAGAGCCTTTTTTAAATATTGTGTAGATGAAGATTATATCCGATATGATAGAAACCCCTGTATGCGTGTTAAGTGGGTAAGAGAGCGTAAGGTAATTATTCAGACATTTAATGATATGGAAATCAAAGAAATGCTAAAGGTGGCAAAGAAGTTAACTTTCTTCAAGCCTCAGAAAATGGATAAGCAACATTCTGGCTATCAAACTAGATTCACAAATCAAAGAGATTATCTGCTCTTACTAATTCTTATAGACACAGGACTTAGGATTAATGAGGTAATGAACTTAAAAGATGTTCACATTACTAATAAAGAGTTATTTGTTGAAAATGGGAAAGGAAAGAAAGATAGGATTGTTCATTGCTCACCTTTGATTTATAAAGAGTATATAAAATATAAGCGAGTAGCAAATTCCTTTTTTGAATATAATGAAATAGAGAATATAGACAATTATGTATTTTTAACAAGAGAAGGTAAACAATACAACTATATTTTAGCTGAACGAGCAATCATAAAAATTGGGAATCAGTGTGAAATTAGAAAATCTATTCGGGTAAGTCCACACAGTTTTCGACATTATTTTGCCCAAAAATTAGTTCGGAATGGTACTGATATTTATAGAATTCAGAAACTATTAGGACATGCTTCAATTAAAACGACTGAGGTGTATCTAAGAAGTTTAAATATT
- a CDS encoding YitT family protein encodes MTAYHKNERLKKIVVILITGLTAAVALNYFLIPANVFSAGMNGIAQIISSLLYEWFHIKIDTGTFIFLLNIPVFVLGFLKVGKRATILSFVNVVCVSVMTMLLPVGQITDNILMNALVGGVLLGLGVGLSLKMGFTTGGMDIISLVLSQTTGKTVGNYMLILNGIIVVIAGFFFNWESALYTIISIYAMTQVIDAIHTSHQKVTAMIVTVKPEEVTEELAKRMVRGMTLLPSVGGYSKKQGNMIMMVITRYEMYDLDQIVHEIDDDAFINILPTHSVFGRFANENEQKMYRTTGVLPEIKNRSQKK; translated from the coding sequence ATGACTGCGTATCATAAAAATGAAAGATTAAAGAAAATAGTGGTTATTTTGATAACCGGATTGACCGCTGCGGTCGCTTTAAATTATTTTTTGATTCCAGCCAATGTCTTTTCTGCAGGGATGAATGGGATCGCTCAAATCATTTCCTCGCTTTTATATGAATGGTTTCATATCAAGATAGACACAGGAACATTTATTTTTCTTTTGAATATCCCTGTGTTTGTATTAGGGTTTCTCAAAGTAGGAAAACGAGCAACGATCCTTAGTTTTGTGAATGTTGTATGTGTATCGGTGATGACGATGCTGCTTCCAGTCGGACAGATCACTGATAATATTTTGATGAATGCCCTAGTAGGCGGTGTTTTATTAGGTCTTGGCGTAGGATTATCTTTAAAAATGGGCTTTACAACTGGTGGGATGGATATCATCTCTCTTGTACTTTCACAAACAACTGGAAAAACAGTCGGAAACTACATGCTGATTCTAAATGGTATCATTGTAGTCATCGCAGGCTTCTTCTTTAACTGGGAAAGTGCCTTGTATACGATTATTTCCATTTATGCAATGACTCAAGTAATTGATGCCATCCACACGAGTCATCAAAAAGTAACTGCAATGATCGTTACCGTCAAGCCAGAAGAGGTAACAGAAGAACTAGCAAAACGGATGGTACGTGGAATGACATTACTGCCGTCTGTCGGTGGCTATTCAAAAAAACAAGGGAACATGATCATGATGGTCATCACCCGCTACGAAATGTATGATCTTGATCAGATCGTTCATGAAATCGACGACGATGCATTTATCAATATTTTACCAACTCATTCAGTATTTGGCCGGTTTGCAAATGAAAACGAACAAAAAATGTATCGAACAACTGGCGTATTGCCAGAAATAAAAAATCGTTCACAAAAAAAATGA
- a CDS encoding metal-sulfur cluster assembly factor — protein sequence MSEANQERSGQEIELIKERILAALEMVIDPELGIDIVNLGLIYDIEFNPENGETVIKMTLTTMGCPLADILTESIHDALKEVPEVTKAEVKLVWYPAWTTDKMSRYARIALGIR from the coding sequence ATGAGCGAAGCAAACCAAGAACGGTCTGGACAAGAAATAGAACTAATCAAAGAACGTATTCTTGCTGCCTTGGAAATGGTGATTGATCCTGAATTAGGAATCGACATCGTCAATTTAGGCTTGATTTATGATATAGAATTCAATCCTGAAAATGGAGAAACAGTCATTAAGATGACATTAACAACTATGGGCTGTCCATTAGCAGATATTTTAACAGAATCTATCCATGACGCATTAAAAGAAGTGCCAGAAGTAACGAAAGCAGAAGTCAAACTAGTCTGGTATCCAGCATGGACGACGGATAAGATGAGCCGTTATGCTCGAATTGCTTTGGGGATTAGATAG
- the rpsT gene encoding 30S ribosomal protein S20 translates to MPNIESAIKRVRTSENANVKNSSQTSAMRTAIKKFEDAVASGADNVDALYKEAVKAIDMAESKGLIHKNKANRDKSRLSKKIAK, encoded by the coding sequence ATGCCAAACATTGAATCTGCAATCAAACGTGTTCGTACAAGCGAAAACGCTAATGTGAAAAATTCATCTCAAACAAGCGCTATGCGTACTGCAATCAAAAAATTTGAAGATGCTGTAGCTTCAGGTGCTGACAACGTAGATGCGTTATATAAAGAAGCTGTTAAAGCTATTGATATGGCTGAATCAAAAGGTCTAATCCACAAAAACAAAGCTAACCGCGACAAATCTCGTTTAAGCAAAAAAATCGCTAAATAA
- a CDS encoding undecaprenyl-diphosphate phosphatase, which translates to MFFANIIKAVILGIIEGITEWLPISSTGHLILADEFIKLDASSQFMSMFNVVIQLGAILAVVVLYFHKLNPFSPSKSTVEKKDTWTLWFKVIVACIPAIIIGLPLDDWLEANFHKFLPVAIVLIVYGIAFIIVEKRNKNKTPRWTSLNDFTYQAALLVGLFQVLALVPGTSRSGATILGAILIGASRFVATEFSFFLGIPVMFGASGLKIVKYLAEGNSFKMEETVVLLVGTFVSFVVSVLAIKFLLSYLKKNDFTAFGWYRIILGIILIGYWFIAM; encoded by the coding sequence ATGTTTTTTGCAAATATTATCAAAGCAGTGATTCTCGGTATTATTGAAGGAATAACGGAATGGCTGCCCATCAGTAGTACTGGTCATTTGATCCTAGCAGATGAATTCATCAAACTGGATGCCAGTTCACAATTTATGTCGATGTTCAATGTCGTTATCCAATTAGGGGCGATCTTGGCTGTCGTCGTTCTTTATTTTCACAAGTTAAACCCATTTTCTCCAAGTAAATCAACGGTAGAAAAAAAAGATACGTGGACACTTTGGTTTAAAGTGATCGTTGCTTGCATACCAGCCATCATCATTGGTTTGCCTTTGGATGATTGGTTAGAAGCAAATTTCCACAAGTTCTTACCAGTTGCCATTGTTTTGATCGTTTACGGTATTGCCTTTATTATTGTCGAAAAACGCAACAAAAACAAAACACCTCGTTGGACTTCTCTGAATGACTTTACGTACCAAGCAGCTCTTCTTGTTGGGTTATTCCAAGTCTTGGCACTTGTTCCCGGAACATCCCGTTCTGGCGCAACGATCCTAGGAGCTATCTTGATTGGTGCTTCGCGTTTTGTCGCTACAGAGTTTTCATTTTTCTTAGGGATTCCTGTCATGTTTGGCGCAAGCGGCTTGAAGATCGTCAAATATTTAGCTGAAGGGAATTCATTCAAAATGGAAGAAACTGTTGTTCTTCTTGTAGGAACATTCGTATCTTTTGTGGTTTCCGTCTTAGCTATCAAATTCTTACTAAGCTATTTGAAGAAAAACGACTTTACCGCTTTTGGCTGGTATCGTATTATCCTTGGTATCATTTTGATTGGTTATTGGTTTATTGCAATGTAG
- a CDS encoding DUF441 domain-containing protein, with product MESWLFLGIILLVAILAKNQSLMIAAAFVLIMKLIPASRSFFPLLQGKGINIGVTIITAAILIPIATGEIGLRDLLEAFKSPIGWVAVFCGGLVAVLSSKGVGLIASDPQITVALVFGTILGVVFLRGIAAGPVIASGITYCILQVFALGK from the coding sequence ATGGAAAGTTGGCTTTTTTTAGGAATTATTTTACTTGTAGCAATTTTAGCTAAGAATCAAAGTCTGATGATAGCGGCAGCTTTTGTTTTGATTATGAAGCTCATACCAGCCTCCCGTTCCTTTTTCCCTTTGCTTCAAGGCAAAGGAATCAATATTGGGGTGACGATCATCACAGCGGCTATTCTAATCCCTATCGCAACAGGAGAAATCGGTCTACGTGATCTATTAGAAGCCTTTAAATCCCCTATTGGCTGGGTAGCTGTTTTTTGCGGTGGGCTAGTGGCTGTCTTATCTTCCAAGGGTGTAGGATTGATTGCTTCTGATCCACAAATCACTGTTGCACTTGTTTTCGGCACGATTTTAGGTGTTGTCTTCTTAAGAGGAATCGCCGCCGGACCGGTCATTGCTTCTGGTATCACTTACTGTATCTTACAAGTATTTGCTTTAGGAAAATAG
- a CDS encoding histidine phosphatase family protein — translation MTETTLYIVRHGKTMFNTIERVQGWCDTPLTKQGQEGIHYLGRGLKNVDFSFAYSSDSGRAIETARIILGEHSKGKEIPYFIEKRIREWCFGSLEGGYDMEMWGVIPRVLNFKTYDEMFTTEVSFEQIANAVYNLDTAGWAETYETLRDRVWTGFEDIAHHCEKNGGGNVLVVSHGLTIAFLLNLIDPKQPVRAGLLNGSVTKVTYANGRFSIHGINDTSYIDNGKTHSRDSFL, via the coding sequence ATGACAGAAACTACACTTTATATCGTACGACACGGAAAAACGATGTTCAATACAATTGAACGAGTACAAGGCTGGTGTGATACACCCCTCACAAAGCAAGGACAAGAAGGCATTCATTATTTAGGTCGCGGGTTAAAAAATGTCGACTTTTCATTTGCTTATTCTAGTGACAGTGGTCGTGCGATCGAAACTGCCCGTATTATTCTAGGAGAACATTCTAAGGGAAAAGAAATTCCTTATTTTATTGAAAAAAGGATTAGAGAATGGTGTTTCGGGTCTCTTGAAGGTGGATATGACATGGAAATGTGGGGTGTGATCCCTCGTGTATTGAATTTTAAAACATATGATGAAATGTTTACCACAGAAGTTTCTTTTGAACAAATTGCTAATGCTGTATACAACTTAGATACCGCTGGGTGGGCGGAAACTTATGAAACATTGCGAGACCGTGTATGGACAGGATTTGAAGATATCGCCCATCACTGCGAAAAAAATGGTGGTGGAAATGTTTTAGTCGTATCTCATGGTTTGACGATCGCCTTTTTGCTTAATCTGATCGATCCTAAACAGCCTGTTCGTGCTGGGCTTTTAAATGGCAGCGTAACAAAGGTCACTTATGCAAACGGTCGATTTTCTATCCACGGCATCAATGATACGTCTTATATCGATAACGGGAAAACACATAGTCGCGACTCGTTTCTATAA
- a CDS encoding MBL fold metallo-hydrolase, translating into MHIERLKTGMIEENCYLVYNEEALLIIDPGEDAERIKQEIKKTNQQPVAILLTHTHYDHIGAVEPLRAYYQIPVYVSPLEQKWLGDPILNLSGLGRHDDIADVIVSPAEYEFEMKTYTLGNMSFRVVPTPGHSIGSVSFIFDDFVVSGDALFRGSIGRTDLYTGNLEQLLHSIRTQLFVLPDEFAVYPGHGDATTIEQEKRTNPFFNR; encoded by the coding sequence ATGCATATCGAAAGATTAAAAACAGGAATGATTGAAGAAAACTGTTATTTGGTCTACAACGAAGAAGCACTTTTGATCATTGACCCTGGAGAAGATGCGGAACGAATCAAACAAGAAATCAAAAAAACAAACCAACAGCCGGTAGCGATTTTGCTTACCCATACCCACTACGATCATATCGGTGCAGTGGAACCTTTACGCGCGTATTATCAAATCCCAGTTTATGTCAGCCCACTAGAGCAAAAATGGCTAGGTGATCCGATTTTGAATCTTTCTGGACTCGGTAGACATGATGATATTGCTGATGTTATTGTCTCGCCTGCAGAATATGAATTTGAAATGAAAACTTATACTTTAGGAAACATGTCTTTTCGCGTCGTCCCTACCCCAGGGCATTCTATAGGAAGCGTCAGCTTTATTTTTGATGATTTTGTCGTTTCTGGCGACGCCCTGTTTAGAGGAAGTATCGGTAGAACCGATCTGTATACAGGGAATTTAGAACAATTACTTCATAGTATTCGGACCCAGCTGTTTGTATTACCTGATGAATTTGCAGTCTATCCAGGACATGGCGATGCAACGACGATTGAACAGGAAAAAAGGACAAATCCTTTTTTCAATCGTTAA